The Medicago truncatula cultivar Jemalong A17 chromosome 4, MtrunA17r5.0-ANR, whole genome shotgun sequence genome includes a region encoding these proteins:
- the LOC11444055 gene encoding DNA-directed RNA polymerases II, IV and V subunit 3 has translation MEGASYARMPRVKIRELKDDYMKFELRDTDASVANALRRVMISEVPTVAIDLVEIEVNSSVLNDEFIAHRLGLIPLTSERAMAMRFSRDCDACDGDGQCEYCSVEFHLRVKCITDQTLDVSSKDLISSDHTVTPVDVPGGDASIESDGRGIIIVKLRRGQELRLRAIARKGIGKDHAKWSPAATVTFMYEPDIHINEDLMESLTLEEKKEWVDSSPTRVFDIDPVTQQVMVVDPEAYSYDDEVIKKAEAMGKPGLIEITAKQDSFIFTVESTGAVKASQLLLNSIEILKQKLDAVRLSEDTVEADDQFGELGAHMRGG, from the exons ATGGAAGGCGCGTCATACGCACGCATGCCGCGCGTCAAAATCCGTGAACTCAAAGACGACTACATGAAGTTCGAGCTTCGCGACACTGACGCCAGCGTCGCCAACGCGCTACGGCGCGTGATGATCTCCGAAGTCCCAACCGTCGCCATCGACCTTGTTGAAATCGAAGTGAACTCTTCCGTTCTCAACGACGAGTTCATTGCTCACAGACTCGGTCTCATTCCACTCACAAGCGAACGTGCCATGGCCATGCGCTTCTCACGTGACTGTGATGCTTGTGATGGTGATGGACAGTGTGAGTATTGTTCAGTTGAGTTTCATCTTAGGGTTAAGTGTATAACGGATCAGACGCTTGATGTTAGTAGTAAGGATCTTATTAGCTCCGATCATACCGTTACACCGGTGGATGTTCCTGGTGGTGATGCTTCTATTGAATCTGATGGAAG GGGGATTATCATTGTGAAGTTGAGGAGAGGTCAGGAGCTGAGGTTGAGAGCGATTGCTAGGAAGGGGATCGGGAAGGATCATGCCAAATGGTCACCAGCTGCAACTGTTACTTTCATGTACGAACCAGACATTCACATCAATGAGGATTTGATGGAGTCTTTGACACTTGAGGAGAAAAAGGAGTGGGTGGATAGTAGTCCAACTCGTGTCTTTGATATTGATCCTGTTACACAGCAG GTGATGGTAGTTGACCCTGAGGCATATAGTTATGATGACGAGGTCATCAAGAAAGCAGAAGCAATGGGAAAGCCTGGGCTTATAGAAATAACTGCAAAGCAAGATAGCTTCATTTTCACGGTTGAATCTACCGGAGCAGTGAAAGCATCTCAATTATTGCTAAATTCCATTGAAATTCTCAAGCAAAAGCTGGATGCTGTGAGGCTATCTGAAGACACCGTAGAAGCTGATGATCAGTTTGGTGAGCTGGGTGCACATATGCGAGGAGgatga
- the LOC11445083 gene encoding protein NAP1 isoform X2 gives MDLFCSFVRVNLFSEKMPRKMLLQTYNLLHALSRNERDCDFYHRLVQFIDSYDPPLKGLQEDLNFVSPRIGEVLEAVGPIIFLSTDTKKLRNEGFISPYHPRFPDILTNSAHPLRAQDLANVTAYREWVLFGYLVCPDELRRVTSIDIALVVLKENLVLTLFRDEYILLHEEYQLYVLPRILESKKMAKSGRTKQKEADMEYNVAKQVEKMISEVHEQAILSCDAIHRERRILLKQEIGRMVLFFTDQPSLLAPNIQMVFSALALAQCEVIWYFQHVGVASSKSKTTRVVPVDIDPNDPTIGFLLDGMDHLCCLVRKYIAAIRGYSLSYLSSCAGRIRFLLGTPGMVALDIDASLKGLLQQIVHHLEHLPKPQSENISAITCDLSDFRKDWLSILLMVTSSRSSINIRHLEKATVSTGKEGLLSEGNAAYNWSRCVDELESLLSKHGSLRKLYFYHQQLKVVFRNTMFGPEGRPQHCCAWLGIASSFPECASPVVPEEVTKFGRDAVLYVESLIESIMGGLEGLINILDSEGGFGALENQLLPEQAASYLNYASRVSIPSYKSPKGTAGFPLPGHESFPENNSSIKMLEAAMQRLTNLCSVLNDMEPICVLNHVFVLREYMRECILGNFRRRLLGVLKTDNDLQRPSVLESLILRHVSIVHLAEQHISMDITQGIREVLLSEAFSGPVSSLHLFEKPTDQHTGSATESVCNWYIENIIKDVSGAGILFVPIHKCFRSTRPVGGYFAESVTDLSELQAFVRIFGGYGVDRLDRMLKEHTAALLNCIDTSLRSNRDVLEAVASSLHAGDRIEREASMKQIVDLETVIDFCIQAGLALAFDRLLSEASGAILEEGAPLIHSLLTGVVNHLPDGVPEKEEIKRMRTVANTAGVVNDHDSIWVRSILEDVGGASDGSWSLLPYLFATFMTSNIWSTTAFNVDTEGFSNNIHCLARCISAVVAGSEFVRLEREHQHRQSLSNGHASEGMDPELSGHMSAEASINSTLQLFVKLSAEMILDSWSETHRSHLVAQLIFLDQLCEISPYLPRSSLETHVPYAILRSVYSHYYADTPSTPLAIMNASPRQSPALLAHASPVLRHPRGDSTPPYYGNDSGYFKGSSSHSQDHLYDADISSIRNTRRSGPLDYGAGRHKVKSVESSNSGSTGPSPLPRFAVSRSGPLAYK, from the exons ATGGACCTCTTCTGCTCATTTGTACGGGTCAACCTTTTCTCTGAGAAG ATGCCAAGAAAGATGTTGCTACAGACCTATAACCTTCTACATGCATTGTCAAGAAATGAGCGGGATTGCGATTTTTATCATCG CTTGGTTCAGTTCATCGATTCTTATGATCCACCACTAAAAGGCTTACAGGAAGACCTTAATTTTGTGAGCCCTCGTATTGGAGAG GTATTGGAGGCTGTAGGCCCTATTATATTTCTATCAACAGACACAAAGAAACTTAGAAATGAAGGATTTATAAGTCCATATCATCCTCGGTTTCCAGACATACTCACAAATTCTGCTCATCCGCTg AGAGCACAAGATCTTGCAAATGTAACTGCATATCGAGAATGGGTGTTATTTGGATATCTTGTCTGCCCTGATGAGCTGCGGCGTGTCACTAGCATCGATATTGCTTTG GTTGTACTGAAGGAGAATTTAGTCCTCACATTATTCAGAGATGAG TACATACTTTTGCATGAGGAGTATCAGCTGTACGTTCTACCTCGAATATTAGAATCTAAGAAGATGGCAAAATCTGGACGGACAAAGCAAAAAGAAGCAGATATGGAATATAATGTTGCAAAGCAGGTTGAGAAAATGATAAG TGAAGTGCATGAACAAGCAATATTATCTTGTGATGCCATACATCGGGAAAGGAGAATTTTACTGAAACAAGAGATTGGGAGAATGGTGCTGTTTTTTACTGACCAGCCCAGTCTACTGGCCCCCAACATTCAG ATGGTGTTTTCTGCCTTGGCTTTAGCACAATGTGAAGTGATCTGGTATTTCCAGCATGTTGGGGTTGCATCATCAAAATCTAAAACTACTCGTGTGGTGCCGGTAGACATA GACCCAAATGATCCAACCATTGGATTTCTGTTGGATGGAATGGACCATTTATGTTGCTTGGTCCGGAAATACATTGCAG CAATTCGAGGTTACTCATTGTCTTATCTTTCATCCTGTGCCGGAAGAATCCGGTTTTTGCTGGGAACCCCTGGAATGGTGGCGCTTGATATAGATGCTAGCTTGAAAGGACTTCTTCAGCAGATCGTCCACCACCTTGAACACTTGCCAAAACCTCAGAGTGAAAATATATCTGCTATCACTTGCGATCTGTCG GATTTTCGAAAGGATTGGCTATCGATTTTGCTGATGGTCACGTCTTCACGTTCATCTATAAACATTAGGCACTTGGAGAAAGCTACAGTTTCCACCGGCAAAGAAGGCTTATTATCGGAGGGGAATGCTGCTTACAATTGGTCCAG ATGCGTAGATGAATTGGAATCCTTACTTTCAAAGCATGGTAGTCTTAGGAAGCTGTACTTTTATCACCAGCAACTCAAAGTT GTTTTTAGAAACACTATGTTTGGTCCAGAAGGGCGTCCTCAGCATTGCTGTGCATGGCTTGGGATTGCCAGTAGTTTTCCAGAGTGTGCATCTCCCGTTGTTCCAGAAGAG GTTACAAAATTTGGCAGGGATGCGGTTCTCTATGTTGAATCTCTAATAGAATCCATCATGGGGGGATTGGAAGGATTAATTAATATTCTTGACTCTGAAGGAGGATTTGGTGCCCTGGAAAATCAG CTTCTTCCAGAGCAAGCGGCTTCATATCTTAATTATGCATCAAGAGTGTCTATTCCATCATATAAATCTCCAAAAGGGACTGCTGGCTTTCCTTTACCTGGACATGAAAGCTTTCCTGAAAATAATAGTTCTATCAAAAT GTTAGAAGCTGCAATGCAGAGGTTGACCAATTTGTGCTCAGTTTTAAATGATATGGAGCCCATATGTGTTTTAAACCATGTCTTTGTTCTGAGAGAG TACATGAGAGAATGCATTCTTGGCAATTTCAGAAGAAGGTTGCTCGGTGTTCTGAAAACTGATAATGATCTTCAGCGTCCTTCTGTTCTGGAATCACTAATCTTGAGACATGTTAGCATTGTGCATCTTGCAGAGCAGCACATCAGCATGGACATTACTCAGGGTATTCGTGAAGTTTTGCTTTCAGAAGCCTTTTCGGGACCAGTTTCTTCACTGCACTTGTTTGAGAAGCCAACAGACCAACATACAGGATCGGCCACTGAATCTGTATGCAATTGgtatattgaaaacataatcAAGGATGTATCAGGTGCTGGGATATTGTTTGTTCCAATTCATAAATGCTTCAGGAGTACAAGGCCTGTTGGTGGATATTTTGCAGAATCTGTCACAGATCTAAGCGAACTGCAGGCTTTTGTACGTATTTTTGGTGGCTATGGAGTAGACAGGCTAGACAGAATGCTTAAAGAGCACACTGCTGCTCTTTTAAATTGCATTGACACCTCATTGAGATCAAATCGTGATGTGCTAGAAGCAGTTGCTTCTAGTCTTCATGCTGGTGATAGAATTGAAAGAGAAGCTTCTATGAAGCAAATAGTTGATCTGGAAACTGTGATAGATTTTTGTATTCAGGCTGGCCTGGCCCTGGCTTTTGATCGGCTGCTATCTGAGGCTTCTGGTGCCATACTTGAAGAAGGCGCTCCCTTGATACATTCACTGCTAACTGGGGTAGTTAACCATCTACCTGACGGAGTACCAGAAAAGGAAGAGATCAAGAGAATGAGAACAGTGGCAAATACGGCAGGTGTTGTAAATGATCATGATTCCATTTGGGTAAGATCAATTTTAGAGGATGTTGGTGGTGCAAGTGATGGTTCCTGGAGTTTGTTACCATACTTATTTGCGACATTCATGACATCGAATATCTGGTCCACCACAGCATTTAATGTTGACACAGAGGGTTTTAGTAACAATATCCATTGCTTGGCAAG GTGCATATCAGCGGTGGTTGCTGGAAGTGAGTTTGTGAGGTTGGAACGTGAACACCAGCATCGACAGTCTTTAAGCAATGGGCATGCCAGCGAGGGAATGGATCCTGAATTATCGGGTCATATGTCAGCTGAAGCAAGCATCAACTCCACGCTGCAGTTATTTGTGAAACTCTCTGCAGAGATGATACTGGATTCTTGGAGTGAAACACATAG ATCTCATCTTGTAGCACAGCTTATCTTTCTAGACCAACTTTGTGAGATTTCACCATACCTTCCGCGAAGCTCATTGGAAACTCATGTTCCGTATGCCATTCTCCGTTCAGTCTACAGTCATTACTATGCCGATACTCCATCAACTCCATTGGCAATAATGAACGCATCACCCCGACAATCACCTGCATTGCTAGCACATGCTTCTCCTGTCTTGAGGCATCCCCGTGGGGACTCCACACCACCGTATTATGGCAATGATTCAGGATACTTTAAAGGATCATCATCACATAGCCAAGATCACCTCTATGATGCTGATATTAGCAGCATAAGGAACACCCGTCGATCTGGGCCTTTGGATTATGGTGCTGGCCGACATAAGGTTAAATCTGTTGAAAGCTCAAATTCTGGCAGTACCGGACCCAGTCCACTTCCTAGATTTGCAGTATCTAGATCTGGTCCATTAGCATACAAGTAG